In the genome of Juglans microcarpa x Juglans regia isolate MS1-56 chromosome 6S, Jm3101_v1.0, whole genome shotgun sequence, the window CAGCCTTTTAATTGGCCAGTAAaacctgtaacaataatatgtgctacttgatgatcaatttttctattacttttatagacgttagcaaccataatcatttattggaaatgatttaatatttcatacttagataatccatctatattccatttatataatacatctggtgcaaAAGCATATTTTACTGTATGTTTTCTCTCTTCGAATTGCATATTCGGTGGAATAGGCCTCGGATatcaattacgagtaatagaaacATGATGTTTAGAATCCCGACCTGAAAAACTATTAAcaatatctcatctaattttatttatttgtaaatctaaattcttaaattggtttttaatattactaatttcagaatTATCAGATAATATAGGTGAGTCTGTCTtgtttaatacattaatatggaGTTGTTTTGAAGTAGATGCGGtattactaatagttaatttttctaatttattagagaTTTGTTCCAAtaagtcacttttttttttagaaaaaatagtttttagatgatatgagatttcATAGGGAACAAATAAAGGggtttcttttgcttctttaGTAGTATGATTAATAGGAAATATTTTGGTTTCTAATTGTTTACTCatagtttttagatataaattggtgtaattattttgttgtattatattagcAATGTTTTTATCAGTATTTTTACCTTCTATTgtattattgtgtttttttattggtgaaacTATTATTTGAGTATTTCTCTGATTGAACTTGATGTCTTCAAAATGGGAGTATTCttcataaacaatttgattATTCTCTTCTTTAATCCATTGGTTTGTAGTCGTGTTTATGgtaaacaattaatttgattGATAGATTTCAAACCGTGTAAAGAAAGATATATTAATCTGTACTTTTTCtagatactcataatatttttcttgaatataatctctttctatttttgtaaaagttgagaaaaatactaatcttttgtgactatttttttctttcatataattttgtttaagatattttttgttaattttaaattcttttttattcagggtatatatttgagcATCATTTTCAactacttgtgaatatgttggagaagAATGTTCCTTTTtaggattatgagaggtggatgccTTATATGGACGGTTAACAGTATATACTAGTGTATGAATAATATTTCTAGGAATAATTCACCAAATCTGTGTGTAAGACTCTGAGATCTggtatcaaaagatctggtgtcaaaattttgagatatatTCCAAGAGATTTATGTAAGAACAGATTTTAGTGTATGATAACTAGAATGTGTTGGAGAAAAATAATGTGATAAAGATattctaaaaggttgaaagtTATTTAGACTGTTTTGTCcgttttttatctatatattcaagatcgtttttagaattattttctgcCTTAGGTAATAGAGCAATGttctctaattgccattcattagggagagtaatttgattccaattaatttgtttaggaattaGTACATTAGAGTTTTGTGTACtggattgtaataataatatatatccttttagactggtaataagagcttgtgattctaatattattttcattagtttataatggattATATAAACTACTATTAAAGGATGtgatcctttcatcatttgacaactgtttgttttaatatttaatattaaagtatgtaaatattataatcgaataatgaaagaaaataattgggataacaattaaaataaactagaacTTGGAACAAGCTTGATTCTACctttccaagtaatgaatcatgaaaatcaTAGTGTCTTCCATCTCTTAAAGAGAGtaatactgaggtatttaatCCACTTCTAGTGAGTGGTTTTATAactacttgtactagtccaatatgtatgaaagagtatttctgttctttgtgaTGTTTAATAGCTTCATTTGTTAATAGTTGTAACGATTCATAATCGTTATTTAAACTAATgattttttctattgttttaatagtataatttgaaagaaatgataaattagaagaaaaagtaaaatgttTGTATATTTGGCTTTTTGGACCATTaggaattgtccaatcttgtaaatttctttctataGCTATTATACTTTAATCTTCTTAATTGATGTTATCAGGTTCTATGGGGATACTAGTAGTGGATTCATTAAGTTTGAATAAAGATTTCATTGAGACaggtttttaaacaaaaatttcctatgtccaaagagaaataaatagattaagaacttgagtgAACACTATCGGGATTATCCTTAAAGCCTTCCAGCATGAATAGGCTGACCAACGGATGTGTTATCTTGGTAAAAATATGTATTAGtgatttcttactttttttttaataaagaaaggaTACTCAAATGGTTTATTACGCTTTTAATTTCGTTTTTTAGGAAGTCACAATGAGCTTCCCATTCCTCTATTGTcgcttgtctactttgatatatatgatattttttcatCGTTAATGTATAGTTTtgtctcattaattgttgttttctcttaagatcttttatattattcatcaattttttcaattcagGCCTTAAATTATAATCTAGACATTTTAGATCATAAAGGTCACGAGAACCaatactatgagcataataataatccatcataaaatatatcattcaaagttaaatagcaaaataaaatagcaacataacaacaaaatataataatataacaatataatcaccaatgactctgataccaaaggtGATAACAATATAATCACCAATGGGCTGAGACATCCACGCAGCCCAAGACATCACGCACTGTTACTCTTGATCAGATTGCTGATATAGTGCGTACAGAGATCCAGACTGCCTTCTCTGGCTTACGTACAAAGATCATAGGTGTCATTTATGAGTTAGTTGTGAATGTTGATTGCGTGTCTCGAACTTAGGAGATGATATCTATTAGACTGACACATATAGAGACAAAAATAGATGTAATCGAGGATGTCCTCAAAGAGTTGGGGACAtagtattttatatcttttatttgtattttgttttatttttggtatggacaatatttgatgttttgtaagtttaattaattatacattatatttttttttataaattaattgttgattactattattatttctttaattgattaaatgttttattaaattagtgTCACCATTCGAACACAATATTACCATTTGAACGTTAACTAACCGTTCAAATCCTATACACCGTTTGGAAATTGGTGATCTACATGTTCGAATAGTGTAGAGGGCTATTTGAACGGTAAATCAGTTTCTCGCGCTTAACCCACTAATTTTTTCCCCATcctcaaataattattttattagggacaaaatttaTCGTTCCTAAGTATACCATTCGAACGTGTTCGAATGGTCTGCACGTTTCAGTATTTTTTTGAAACGAAATCAGAATTTCGTTCTAGAtcttattttttgggacgatttttatttcattctaaagaaaaatcatcacaatagctcaaatttgttgtaatgATGTTGATTATTTGGAAGTGGTTGGATATTTAAATTCAGATTTTACGGGTTGTCAAGACAATAGAAAGTTCACTTAGGGTATGTTTTCATGTTAGCAGGAAGTGCATGCCATATTATGGAAGAGCACTAAACAGAAAATCATTGCATCATCTACATAGAGGCAAAGCTTATAGCATGATTTGAAGCAACTTCACAAGCGAAATGGTTGAGGAGTTTTATTACAGAGCTTCCAGTTGTAGATTTGATATCTAAACCTTTAagaatttattgtgataatttgacagcaattttcttttctaaaaataacaaaagtggGAGGAAAATGAAACATATTGACATAAAATATCTTgctattagagagagagagagagattgcagATTCCATGACAAAAGAGTtctagataaaaatattttttaaacatgtagAGAGCATGGGTTAAtgagctcattttattttttatttgacttatAGAAAGTCATTCATAGAGATAAACCacatatgaaatttatttagagAGACTAATACATTGTAATACatgaaagaaaatgttaatAGAATAACATGGCATAATCATGATTCATGTATTACATCTTTCTTCTAAAGGTTATGATTTTAGTAGTTTTAATTGTTGTCATATTCAGTTTTAGTTACCCAGATGACTTTAAATGATTGTCAGTATGAAAGAACACGTTTCCTTGTAGGAGACTTGGCTCACATGCCAcgatttttgtaaatatatattatatatatgtatattatattatctcaAAAGAGTTCTCATTAGTATTAAATTCtgagtaattaaaaataaagataactATTTATTAGGAAATGTTTGAATTAATGGGTACGTTTCTTGATGGAAGAAAATAATGCTTAGAAACTTGTGGATAAGGCTCTTGGtttatttatatgaaagtttgtgATTTTCCATAATCacaacatcaaaataaaaattagatagaCTGAAAACCTTTATCCAACACGCTCCATGTATAAAATTGTGAGGAGATAACAATTCTGGTAGCCACATATcggggaaaagaaaaacaaagaaaaatggaagcGAGAGGAAAGGGAGCATACCCCTCCCCACTCGAGGTGAATTTCACTCGAGGTGTAGGAACCGAGAATTCGGTAGAGAGAAAacacataaaagaaaatgcatcAACTGCAAGTCTGCATGTGCTTGTTGTCAACATCCTATAAGTATCGTCACTTGAGATCAAATCACTATTTACGACTTTACTCGCAAGGGCCATACAATTACACAATTTCAAATTCATGCACACGCGGGTAAGCACACTATCCTAAGTCATTCGGCATGGACAATACACCGAGTATGATTAGAGAGACGGCACGAGCGACTAAAAATAAGTATTTCGATCCAAATTCACGACTTGCCTGCTCTTCATTTATTTGTTGGGCATGGCCCATCCAACCCCTAACCTTCGGCATGACCCTAAAATGCCACTTATACCCTCCCTCATAGGGCTGCAACTCGAGCAACCCGTTCAACATTTGGGCCCGACTCGACCCGCATTGCTTGATCGGTTGGGTAGAATCGACCCGACCCGCATATTCAACccgtgtattttttttcccctcgtCTTCAACCCTCCTCTTCCTTCAAGCCATACTCTCACAGTTGGTGCTCTCGATTTTACTTCTCACTTCACATATTGTAAACCCAAGGTCCCTATTCCCACTACTGCTAGCCCGTCGCTGACTTGCTTCGGTTGCCTCTGGATCTCTACCTCGCCGTGCAGACGCCGTCCATCTCTACCCCGTCGGTTACCTTTGGATCTCTACCCCACCGTTATAGTTCTCAATGTAAAGTGaagtaaaaatgtaaaatagaatGACTGAGGAAATAGAAATGGATGTACTATTGTGAAATAGATGTAATCAGGAAAAtgaattaaagagaaaatggtACGCTGCGTGAGAAGAGTGAAAAGCTTGTGAAGTGTTAGATAAAATGGGAAGATAAACTCAAAAAACTCAAATCGCCATGGTCTTGGTTCTCCCACAGTCACACTCCCAACTCACTGAGCTCAACAACCTGGTCTCCATCGATGAAGTCCTCCACCTCCCTGGTAATCCCGTCATAACTAGTCTTCCTCCCTCAACTTCACCCACGCGTTCCACAGCCGCTACAAAACCAAGGAAGACCTCGAGACTATACCTTTGATGGCAGCTTTCAATATCTTGAAGTAATTTTCGGTACTTAGAGAAGGGTTAAAACCGATTTTGGGAGGGGGGGTCAGGGTTTCATCTGCAGATTTTGTAAGCGGGTTGTATAGGTCGAACCTGATCAAGAGTTAAACCTGTATTTTTCGGTTCAGGTCTGGTCAGTGCTCATGGATGGGCCGGATCACTCAttttttgcacaggcctacTCCCTCATGAGGTATCTTTGTAtacgtctatatatatatactcaccTTTTGCACAtttaaagtaaataatattgaCTAAAATCTTCTGATACTACGAGAATCTTGTCCCTATGAGCACAACGTTCATGGCTAGCTGAAATCTCCAATGTACACTATCCCTAGCCCATTGGTTGCAGATGCTAAGCACCCTAGCCCATTCATATATCAGTTTCACAACTTAAGACTCATGCCAGACAAATAAAAACCGAGAGGAAATATGACTCCTTGTTTTAAGCTTGTCACAATGAAATACATCTTATATGCCATCCGCCAGGTGCCTTCTATGGATAGAAGTCGCAATTACACCAACTTCGCAGATGTTTGCCAATATCAAGCAACTAGCTGCAGTATGCTCGGGAGAATTTATCGATGTTGGTGTCCAATTAGAATCTGGTCTATGATCTATATATTTGTGCTCAGGATGAAGCTTGGGGAAAATTTAGTGCATATTGTTGGTCCGAGTTTGAGTTTTAAATGTTGccgtctttctttctctctctgaaaCACACAACGGACACATGCATCTCGAGCATGCGCGCGAGAGATCGAGTGTACTTTACCAAGAGAAGATTAGTCACTCCCTTAATAATCTGGGTGGTAGGAGgtagtaaaaggaaaaaatattattcactcTCTTAATcgttaagtaaaaaaataaaataaaaaaagagtaataactAAATGGGTTGAAGTAACaagcctatcattattcatCAAGGAATATACTTATAGCAGCAATTGAACATCAGCTCAggtaaaaaaaggaaaaaaaaaaaaaaaaaagcagcagcCTTCTTTGCTTTAACATCATTCAATTGAAAAAGTGGCAAGGCTAATGATTCAAACTTGATAGATCACTTCCAAATATGAATCTGTCATTGTGGTTACTTCATGTGCGTCGCAGGAGAGTTCCGTACCAGTAACCAAAAGCAATTGGATTTCGTCCAAACAAACACGTTGGCCAAAAGGTTACGTCTGTATCAGCTGGAGAGACGGATGGATGTCTGTCAGTGCCATGCGTGCACCACTCCTAGCCTGATCAGTCATATTACTCCCAACACGCAAGCTAAGCTAAGCTAAGCTTTGTGACGCTCTGCCTTGTGGCCATCTTATCAGTGTCAGCTACCAAAGTAGAACCTAAAGGCTAAAAGTTTATTGTGGGATATGCACACCTCTACTCCCTCTACCAGAATACTTGCAATGTGCCCATTTAGGCCGAAACGCTAGCAATTTTTACGCTCTCCCATTAAATTAGAAGGGTCATCTGCCTTTGTTAAGTGCATTGTGCCGCTTATGATGCTCTCGTTAActaacttttaacaaaaacatAACGTGACAAAAGAGACAGGAGGAGATCACAGAGAGCGGCGAGCGCAGCcgcttgggggggggggggggggggggggggggggggggggggggggggggggggtgttgttgGTCGTTCAGTCTAAGAGACGGCAAGATTAGGAAAAAAAGGTGCAAGACATAGGTGCTCCTAGAAAAACCACATAACACGAGAAATCCCCGGCTCGCAGGAGGTTTTGAAGATGGTCCCTAGAGGAGGCAAGGTGAGCATGAAAAGCTCTATTTTGAGAACTTTGATGATTTTGTTGAGGGGACAAAAGGCAGAAATTAGGGTAATAAATAGTGCAATGTTAAACGACAGAAACAGGGAAAACGGGTTCTTAATTAGTGTTAATTGGTGCTAAAAACAAGAACCCTCATGCATCCTTTCTCGATGGCTCACAATTGAAGTAGACAATGGAATTTTGGGGAACAAGGGCGGCTCAGTGGCAAAGACGTTTGATGGACTTACTTTTCTTGTTGCCcttattttattaagagagaagagaagaagattcTAGTGCACGATAAATTAATACGAGCACCAATCAAGTGAAGCATTATTAGAATATACAACGAAAACAAAATCCAAGAAGAGATTATACCGGCACACCGGTGCTAGGTGTCACCAACCGGCCTCTATATGACTTTACATCGACTATActatagaattaaaatatacttcTCTCAGCAATAAGTTTCCTCCGAAGGCCGAAGAGGGATTGCTGGTCGACAGACCTAATTAGTTTAAGCAAAGAGATCATATAGAAAGACGGAAAGAGATTAAAGGCGACAAAGGCAAACAATATATTTCAAAGGCAACGATAAACCTGCAAAAATATTCATCAGTTTCAGCACCCAAGAAAAGACCAACCTTAGGAGCATGGCTAAGCGATCGAAATAAGGTGATGGGAGGCTGACTCGTTACGATCTATTTCTTCACCAATACTTTCATGCAAAGTACAGATTCACAACGCATTCAAATGCCCATGCAAGTGTACCGATCAAGGGTAgctaaagagagagagagagagagagagagagagagagagagagaggggtgtcTCAAATTTGGGTGGGTTGTAGCCATGTAGGAACCACGTAGTTAACTGACACTGCTCGCTTGTTAATTACAATATGGGGTTTAATACCTAATGAAGCGAAGGAGAGGTAGAAATATGGAGGGATCGACCTCAAACCATATCGGATCTTTATTTGCGTTGGGAAACGGGGTTGGGGTAAGGATATTGATTCACTGCCAGGAAGATACTGAGAAAAGAGCTCGATTCCGCCAGCCAAGGAATAAAGAGTCGTTGCGAATTTGCAGCTGATAACCCTCAGAAGGATAGTGGAGCCTCAGGAGGAGTTTGGCCTGCGAAAGCGCGAAGGGGCTCAAGGGAACATTGGAAAAGCCCGAGCTCCGAAGCATCACCTCCCACGATTCGTATCTCTCGTGCCTTTCTCTTCTGTTGTTTCCCTCTGCAGCGACGATGTCCATGATCTCTCTTCCGAACCATACCTGCTCGACAGTAACCCTCTCCCGGCTGTTCGGGGGCAACGTGGCCTCCAGGGAGTCAAAGACTGCCGTGTAGTGGTCCAAGGCCTCCACGAATCTCTGCATGAAGAGAGGGTGGTTGTGGTTGGCCTCTCTCTCGGCAATGGTAACCACCTTGGGGTTCAAGGCCTTGATTTTGTGGAGGAAGAGGCGTAGGCCACGGGAGTCATCCCTAAGGAGCCTGTGCAGATAAAGCACGCAGTTGACCGCAAGGGCTTCTTCTGGTAGGAGAGCAAGCGCGGGAGGAAAAGCTGGGACGTCGTTGCTGTTACCAAAGAGGAGAAGCGGGTGGAACTGAAACCTGAGGCCGAGGGACTGGGCGAACTTCAAAAGGCGGTCGCCGGTCTTGTGTAGGATGTTTAGATCGTGGCCTGTGGCGGTGATGCGAAGCATAGGAGGAGGGTAGGAGCGCTCGGCAAGGGCCTGCATCAGAGGAGGCCATTGCAGACCGTTCATGATGTCAAAATCAAGGATGTGGATGGCCTTCTGCCCTTCGTCTATGGCTTCCAAGATGGCTTGGTTGGCTGTCAGATGGCTGAACCTGACGAATGGGGTTATTTGGTTCAACGATAGATAGCATGACTGAAGATGCTCCTCTGGCTCTGTCATGTCTACATTGTTCCTATCGTTAGATAATGCAGTAGCAGCGGCCGTCGTTGGAGTACTCGCCATTATTATGGATGCTGATGCTGCACTGGTGGTGGTCGTTGCAGCGGCAGCCGCAGCGTAGCAGCAATTTTTAAGGCGGAGGGAGAGGGCTTTGGCAAACTGGTGGACCAACCTCTCAACGGAGTCTCCATAAGGGGACGAGTTACCGGACAAAATGGAGACGAGGCGGTGAGCAGCGGAGAAGTCGGACCTAGAGATGAGCTCAGCGCAACGAGTAAGTAATTGACGCATGTGGGTTGCATTCGACACTGCTGAGATGAAACCTTCCCGAGATGGTTCGGGGATAATCTGATGGTTGTATTGCAGATCTGTGCCGGGGTCCTCTTCCTGTTGATCATGATTTGAGGAATTGAGTGATGCCATGAACATATTATCCGATCACCAATTGATCAGAGCTCTCTACAAGCATATATTATGTGCAGGCGCAGTCCTAGCTAGCAGTGGTAATACTAGTACCAGGTATACGTGTATTTATATACATTGGGGGGAGACCCATGTCACTGAGACATAGTAGGAACTGAGAATAGGGTTGGAGAGAAAGGGACAtgtactctctttctctctctcaattattccaataaaaatgaACATGGAAATTGGAACAAGGATATGAAGAGATAAAAGTAGGGCAGGACATCTGGGGGAAGATCGCATGTCTTTGCTTtaacgtaatatatatatatatatatatatatatatatatatatatatatatgaatatatatgatcgaAGACGATGAACCGGTTTTCTGTGACAGAACGTTAATGTCTGCCAGGAACAGAGAGGAACTGAAATACTTGTAGTAGTTAGTAACAGTA includes:
- the LOC121237767 gene encoding scarecrow-like protein 18, whose product is MFMASLNSSNHDQQEEDPGTDLQYNHQIIPEPSREGFISAVSNATHMRQLLTRCAELISRSDFSAAHRLVSILSGNSSPYGDSVERLVHQFAKALSLRLKNCCYAAAAAATTTTSAASASIIMASTPTTAAATALSNDRNNVDMTEPEEHLQSCYLSLNQITPFVRFSHLTANQAILEAIDEGQKAIHILDFDIMNGLQWPPLMQALAERSYPPPMLRITATGHDLNILHKTGDRLLKFAQSLGLRFQFHPLLLFGNSNDVPAFPPALALLPEEALAVNCVLYLHRLLRDDSRGLRLFLHKIKALNPKVVTIAEREANHNHPLFMQRFVEALDHYTAVFDSLEATLPPNSRERVTVEQVWFGREIMDIVAAEGNNRRERHERYESWEVMLRSSGFSNVPLSPFALSQAKLLLRLHYPSEGYQLQIRNDSLFLGWRNRALFSVSSWQ